In the genome of bacterium, the window GAGTATTCTCCTCAACTTTGCGGGCGAGTCGCCCGCACCACAAGGTCAGCTTCAATCGCGGCGATCTGAGTCTGACGCGCTTCAATCTTTGCCCCGGTGGGCGGCCCTTCGAAACGTTTCCATTCCAGCGTGAACCAGAGAACGACAAGAAACAGAATCAATCCGATGGTGAGATACAGCACCTTTTGATTGGGAGGCTGAAACCCAACCCACGCAAGGATGAGGCCGCCGATAATCGCAAGCAGCGCAATAGGTTTTGAAAATCTGCCAAGATTAAAAGGACCTTTTTCACGCCAGCTTTTTCCTTCAGCCAGAAATCCCGCAGCTATCGGCATTACGTAAGAGATGTACAGAAATATGGCGCATCCGGTTGCGAGAACTATGAAAGCGGGCGCATAAAGACAGGAGAGAAGGATCAGCGCAACACTGATCCAGATTGCAGTTGTGGGCGTCCGGTGTTGTGGATTTACGTGACTCAAGCTTCCGGACATTGGCAACCCGCCATCACGCGCAAATGCGTACATCATTCGCGAACAGGAGGTCAGTCCTGCCAGCGCGCAAAGATAATTCGCCAGCACAATACCGATGTAGAGCAGGGACCGCAAACCATCCGGCATGCGTGAAGCTCCCATCAGATATGCGAAGACGCCGTATCCTGTTTTCGCGCCTTCGTTCACATCAGGCATTGCCAGAACAAATGCGCACACCATGAGGTAACCAAAAACAGCGGACCAAAAAACTGCGGTCCACATTCCACGCGGAACATTCACCGCTGCCCGTTGAGTTTCTTCAGAAGTATGCGCCGATGCGTCGAATCCTGTGATCGTGTAACAAACGAGTAACAGGCCGAGCAAAAACGCAATCAGCATATTGGAAGTTTGGTTTGGCCACACGCCTCCGCCAGAATCTCCCGTGAAATTGGTGAAGGTAAACAGGCGCGTGAAGTCCAGATGTACTGGTGAATACACAAGCAAAGAAATGCTGAGAAGGATCGATATAGCAAATATAAGGTAGCCGCTGAAATCTGTAAGCATCGTTGTTGCGCGGATGCCGTAATGGTTCAGCAATCCCTGCGTGCTTAGAATGATTACCACGAAAACAAATTGAGTCACATCAAAAGGGAACTCTGCGAAGTTCAAAGTCACGGTGAATTTTGTGGGATCGACACCAAAAACGCCGTTGAGCAACAGATCGCGGAAAAGCAGATACACTCCCACATCGACTGACGCAACCACAAAAATCAAGCCGAGCAAATTGAACCACGCGGTCGCCCACCCCCAGGCTCTTCCCCCCAGGATCGAACCCCAATGATAAAGCCCGCCTGCCGTTGGATAGGCAGACGCGATTTGCCCCATTGCGAGAGCCACAACGAGGGCAAACAGACTCCCGATCGGCCAGCCGATCCCAATCGATGCGCCTCCTGTGGCGCAGAAACCAGCCGCGAAAGCCGTGATACCACCGGCAAGAATACAGATGATGGAGAACGAAATGGCAAAGTTCGAAAACCCGCTCATCCGCCGCGCGAGTTCCTGCGCGTACCCCAACCTGTGCAGTTGCTTTACGTCTTCTTCGTGCTGTGTCGTTTGTAAGGGCATCGTTAGCTTCGATCAAAGGATTCGCGAAGAGCGCTGGAAATGTTTTTCAGGCCTTTGAGGAGCTCATTGATGGGTGGCCAGCCGTAACCGATTCGCATGTAACGCCGCTCCATTTCGAACCAGTGACCGGGGCCGACAAACGTGTGATATTTTTCATTCAGGATTTTGTAGAAGCGTTCCACGTCTACATTCTGTTCCGCTTTGATTCGCGGAAAACAGACTACACCACCTGACGGCTCCACCCATTCCAGGTTCTGTTCTGAATTCATCCAGCGTTTCACAATCGAGAAATGACTCCGGATATTCTCATGAATTGCCGCAAGACTATCCTTTTCTTGTTGCAAGAACCGAAAAGCAATCTCTTCATCCACGACCGAATTGCAAATCATGATCTGCTCTTTTGCAGCCAAAAACAATTCCATCAATTGCGAATCGCGAGAAGCGATCCATCCCATGCGGATTCCAGGAAGTCCATAGGTCTTGGAGAGCGAAGAAACACTAATCACTTTTGGAGAAAGCTCTGCAGCAGGAGGCAAGACTTCCCGAAAAGCCATTTTGCGGTAGGTCTCATCAAAGAGGAGAAAGACATTTCGTGATTCAACTACCTCAATGATCTCTTCCAGTTCATTTTTCGAAATCGTGCTGCCTGTAGGATTGTGAGGGAAGGTTAAGCTGATAAGTTTAGTCTGGGGAGTGATCCGTGACGCGATCAGATCGTGATCCACACGGAATCCGTCTTCAAATTTCAGCTCCAGGAAATCGATCGAAGCGCCGATCGCCCGCGGTGTTTCAATATTCGTTGCGTAATTTGGTTTTGAAACGAGCAATCGATCCCCCGATTTTAAAAGAGAAGTGGAAACGATGAAGAGAGCCGTTGCGGCGCCAGCGGTGATCAGGAAATCGTCCGGCTTTAACTTGCCCGATTCAGATGCAAGCAACTCGCGTAGTTGAGGTTTTCCTGTGTGGCTGCCGTAGCACAAAACAAGATCGCGAAAGTCCAGATCGATTTCATCCAGGCGAGCATCTGAAACAGAGCTTTCGGTCAGATTGCAATCGAGATTCTCGTAGCCCATTTCCTCGGGCGATTCAATCTCAATCGGCATCCTGCGGTATTGCATGCGCGCACTACCGCGTCATCTGATTTCGTTCCGTAGCATTCAAGAGCCGGATCGCTTCTATCATCCGAAGTTGCACTGTTGCGCGTACGGGTGTTCCATCAGATAGAAACTGCGTGTATTTTGTGCTGACGTTCGCAACAACTCCGTTGAAAGCAGGAAAATTGCTTCCCCACGCAAATTGACAGCGTGGCGGGCGTCTGAGATCGTCATCGGTTCGTGTTAACGTCTCCAGTTGTCGAATGTAGGAGTTGTATACGCCGGAATTCGATTCGAAATAAAGTTCCACTTGTAGAGTTTTTGGTTCTTCGGCGCGAAATGCCAAAACGCCATGATTATTCGTTTTATCCCAGAAAACGGCGTTATCGATCGTAATTTCCTTTGGAGTAAATCTCACTTCAATACTCTGGCCCTCCAGCGAACGAATCAACGCCTGTGTTGCGCCACCTTTGGTCGAAGCAGAAGAATCCGGCTCCGGTTTTCTGTAGCCCTCCGCGCCACTCATGTTATAGGAAGAGGATTTAGTCCATTGTTTCAGCTCTTCAGGATAAACGTGGAAACCTCCTTTCGGATCGATCCGGCCGCGCAAGTAAGGAGATTGTGGTCCACGACCTTCATAGTCAAAGTGGGTTTGTCCGGTTCTTAGCTCGATCCATCCGGGTGTGAACTTCGGATCGGGATCAACAGCGAGGTCCGCAAAATCTACACTATTAGTAGGCTCGAACACTCCTTTGTTGAGGTTTCCCCAAACAATTGGACCGCTCGGCTTGGAACAGTATTGTCCCTGCAGGAGTTTCCCGATTCGCAGATCGAGACAGCCGTTTGCTCCAGAAAATTTGGATTGTGCTGCAATTGCCAGAGGCAACACCAAACACAAAACCAGAACGAGTCGGATGCTTGTGCGCATATTCGGTTCCTCTCTGGTGAATGTATTACAAGTGCAACGCAAGATAAAGCGGTTCGCGGGCGGGACGCCCGCGCTACTTCGTTTATAATAATTTGAGAAGAATCATCCTGTGCAGCACACTTCGTTTTCCAACTTCGGGCGCTACACCCATCTTGAGTTTCTTGCAGAGGGCGGGATGGGCCGAGTTTATAAAGCGCATGATCCTGCGTTAAACCGGGCGGTTGCTCTCAAATTTCTCCATCGAAATGATCCGCTTCTCCGGGATCGACTGATTCTGGAAGCAAGGGCGCAGGCCAAAATTGATCATGAGCACATTTGCAGGGTTTACGAAGTGGGAGAAATTGAAGGCAAGCTTTACATTGCCATGCAATTCCTTTCCGGCAAAACGCTCTCTGAAGTTGGTTCCCAATTGACACTGGAGCAAAAAGTAAAAGTCATGCAGGTGACTGCAGAAGCGATTCACGCAGCTCATCGTGTTGGGCTGATTCACCGGGATTTGAAACCGGCAAACATATTGATCCAGAAGAATGAAGATGGGACATGGTTCCCTTATGTCACTGATTTTGGATTGGCCCGGGAAGTAGAGGCTCCCGGTTTAACTGTGTCCGGAATGGTAATTGGATCGCCCTTCTACATGCCGCCGGAACAGGCGCGCGGCGAAATTCATGGACTCGACTTCCGCAGTGATGTTTACAGCCTGGGAGTCACGCTTTACGAACTGTTGTCTGGACAATTGCCTTTGAAAGGAGAAACAACACTTGATCTTCTGCTGAAAGTGATAGAAGAAGATCCGAAACCTTTGCGATCCATAAAGCCGAATATCCCCGCGGATCTGGAAACGATCGTGATGAAATGTCTGCAAAAGGAACCGGAAAGACGTTACGAATCCGCAAAGTCTCTGGCGGATGATCTGAGACGTTTTGTGGAAGGGGAGCCGGTACAGGCAACTCCTGTCAGCATCCAGTACCGTTTATGGAAAAAAGCTAGAAAGCATAAGTTTTCCGCTCTTCTTTTGTTGCTGTTACTGTTCAGTACTCTTGCTTTCGCAGTCTGGGGGCTTCGGACCAAGTGGTACGCCCAAAAGCAAGTCTACTGGATGAATCAATTCAGTCAGGAAGTGCAATACCTGGACAGCTCGATGAAATACGCATACACGTCCCCGTTACACAACATCACCAATGAACGTGCCAGGATTCACGAGCGCCTGAAGGCAATGGAAAAAAGAATCGAGGATGAAGGAAAGGCTGCAGCCGGTCCCGGACACTATGCTTTAGGCCGCGGCTACATGGCATTGGAAGAATATGATAAAGCGAAAGAGCATCTGGAACTGGCATGGCATCGCTACAACTTCCAGACTCCGGATGTGGCTTATGCTTTAGGGTTGAGCCTGGTGGAGTTGCATCGGAAAGGCGTTTCCGATGCTGAAAGGATTTCGGAAAAAAAGGAGCGAGAAGGAAGAAAGCAAGAACTATATCAACTTTATCGCTTGCCGGCGCTGAACTTTATTGCCAAAGGAAAAGGCGCTCAGGCGGAAGCAGTTGAATACATTGAAGCGCTCGTCGCATTTATGGATAAAGAGTATCTCCGCGCGGTTGAAAAAGCACAGGAGTGTGTGAAGAAGGTTCCGTGGTTCTATCCTGCCGATAAACTTCGTGGCGATGCCTACTCATATCTTGCCGAACAGAAAAATGAAGCGGGAAAAACGCATGAGACACTGCGATACTACAATCTGGCAGAAGTAGCATACCAGGAAGCCATTCGAAAAGCCCCGAGTTTTAATCCCGCTTATGAAGAGCTTGCCGATAATGCATATTACATTATGGAAATAAAAATGTATCAAACAAGCGAGCCGTTCCAGTCAAACTTTGAGCGTGGCCTGAAAGCGGCCGATTCCGCTATCACAATCAACCCTGGAAGTCAAAATGCCTACCGGTATAAGTCCGTGGTCTGCTGGCGTTGGGGTGAACATCTTTTGCATCATGATCAGGATCCGCGCCCTTTTTTACGAACCGCGATGGAATCTGCGCAGGTGGCAATCCGGCTTTCTACCACCGATTATGGCCCATACGAAGAGATGGGAGTCGCAAACGACCTGTACGGAAGATACGAATTGTCTCATGGAATGGATCCTCGCCAATCTTTTCGAGGGGCCATAGCCGCCTTTAAAAAAGCCGTCGAGTTCAACCCGAATTCTTTGTTCGCAAACAACTCCCTGGGAAACGCCTACTTGTTCCTGGGGATTTACGAGAATTCGCGAGGTTCAAACTCCAGGTATACTCTGGAAAAAGCACTCGCAAGCTATCAAAACGCCCATAAAACGGGTCGTCATCTGTATGGTGTTTACTGCAATCAAGGGCTGGCTTATCTCGCGCTCGCTGAGCAGGAATTTAACTGTGGCCGTAATCCGGGAGAATTCTTACTGATGGCGGTGGAGAATGCCAGGCAATGTATCAAAATCAGCTCCGGCTTCGCTTACTGCTACCGTATTATTGGAAATGCGTTTGTCAGTCAGGGGGAATATGAGTTACTGCATGGCCTTTCTCCCGAAGTCTCGATTCAGTCTGGTCGTTCGGCGCTGCAGCAAGCAATTAAAATCAAGAAAGACTTCAATCAAACCTGGCTTTATCTGGGCAAGATGGAGGTTTTGGAAGGCCGTTGGAAAATCAAAAAAGGAAAGTCCCCCCTGGAAAACTTCAAGAATGGAAAGAAAGCATTTCAAGAAGCGATTCGGATTTCACCCGACTATGCCGATGCCTATGTGGCGTTTTCCGAGCTCCGCCGTTTTGAAGCTGATTGGTATCTATCTCAAAAACAACCGGTAACAAAAACTTTGCGTGAAGGATTGGGAATGGCTGAGAAAGCATTGAAAATTCATCCTTCTCTGGCACCCGCTAAAATCAGCCAGGCTTACCTTTATTTGCTTCAATCAAGAATCACTGGCGATCGCACTTTTGTCCAGCAAGCAGACCTTTCGTTACAGGAGGCTTTCGAAATCAATCCCTTGCTGCGGATTCAACACAAGGATTTGCAGGAAAAAATTAACGGCAGTCGTGCGGGCGACTCGCCCACCAGCTATGATTAAGCAGGATGTAAGCTTTATCGATTAGCTTTGCGGGCGAGTTGCCCGCACCACTTCTGAGCTACTCACTTGCAGAGATCCACCACGGACGAACACATCGCGTTGGGGGAAGGGAATATCGATTCCGTGCGCGCGAAATAGTTTCTCGATCTCAAAATTGAGCTCGCTTCGAGAACGCCGGGTCTATCCACATAACTGGTTGTCCAGACCCTGAGCATAAAATTGAGCGAACTATCCGCAAATTCAGTGAGAAGAACATCGGGCTTCGCATCTTTCAGGACGCCCGGATGATTTTCTGCAATTTCGAGTAACAAACTCTTGACAGTTTCGGGATCTGAACCGTAGGCAACACCGATGGGGAAATTCAGTCGAACTCTGGGTGAAGGGTAGCTCCAGTTGATTACAGCCGATGAAGTCAGCTCCGAATTAGGCACGATCACTGCAATGTTGTCGTTCGTGATGATTGTCGTTGCGCGCGCCGCAATTCGCGTAACTTCTCCTTGCAGCTGGCCAATTTCAATGCGATCTCCCACTTTGATAGGTCTTTCAAAAAGAAGAATGAGCCCGCTCACGAAATTATTGGTGATGTTTTGAAGGCCGAGACCAATTCCAATGCTGAGCGATCCAATCACGATGGCAAGGGCGCTCAAATCAATTCCGGCCGTTTGCAAAATCACCATGAATCCGATCGCGATCAAAACGTAGCGAGCCATTGCAGCGAACGTGTGCCGCAGTCCGATATCCAGTCTGCTTTTTGCGAGAAGGCGTTCCACGATCCATGTTTTCAACCTGGCGGTTACGTAAAACAAGAGACCCAGGAGTACGAAGAAAAGTAAAATAGACCACGCCGTCATTGGCGTTTTCCCGAGCGTTATGAGTGGAAAATCCAGAATCTCTTTCAAACCTATGAGAAAATTTTCAAGGTCCCGCATAATCTCCTCCTAGCGCGCATCACCGCACGCGTATACTTCTTTCGGTGACGTTCCAATTTTCACTGACCGGAACTCCATCCTTCAATAGTTCCAGCTTGATCCGGTGTTCTCCCGGCTGTAAGCCCTGAATGTAATGCGGACGCCATTCCTTCATGGACATCAATTCCTTACCATCGATCGATAACCACAAAATATCCGGCACGGCTTCCCATATTTACATTGTGCAAAAACCAATCTATCAAGATGCCCGGATGTGGCTGTCCGGGCAGCGTTCATTTGAATCGTGATCACCAACGGGAGTGCTGTAGACCATCATCGGACGCGAAGAGTCCACATCGAAAGATCCCCGCTTCTCTTTGACATAGAACTTCACAAAAGCCAAGACTTTTTCTTGCTTCACGGATTCGTGCCAGGGATGGACAGGGAAGACGCGGATTACGTGAGCTCCCGGCTGAACGTTGTGAAACACAAAAGGATCACGGCTGTAGTGCTGTAGGAAGGGTTCGTTGTCCAAAATAAAATGCAAATGTCTGCCATTTTTCTCAGGCTGCCAGTTTTGAATTGCAAACTGCACCGTTACATCCGGCCCGGACACAACCTCGCCCTGCAATGGCTGTTGTATCGTGATCCTGACACTGGCCTTAGTCTGAGTGGCTCGCGCGTGAATCAACTTCCACTTGCCATGAGTCGTCGTGACCTGCGCGTGGAGATTGAAGGACGCTGTGAGCAGTATTGTGACAAGAAGCAATACTGTTTTCATGATTCAACAAATGAATCATAGGTACAGTTTTGCTGAGTCGCTAGGAGCAGCTCATTGCAATCCAGGCGCAACCGGTAATCACGAAAGTCATCTGGAAAAAGCTCAGCATGGCGGGAGCTTGGTGGTATAGCGACTATAGTCGCTATCCTCGGAGAAGCGAATAAATTGGTAACGTCCCAAAAGAGTAGGTGGAAAATCCGCAAGGGTCGCTAAAAAAGACTAACCGAAATGTAAGCACTAAAAGTGGAAAAGGCTTTCCTCTCCCTTCCGCTGAAGAATAGGCAATTTAAGTTTTGATAGAGAAAACAGTGGAAGGGAGAGGGGAGGGTGAGTAGGACGAAAGAGCTCTCTATAGTCTCTCCAATCGCTGAATGATACTTGTTAATACACCTTCGATTGAGTCTTTCACTTCCACATTGGTAAATCTCAAAACAGTAAAACCCCGCGATTCCAGATAATGCTGTCTTTTTTGGTCAAGCCATCTCTGTCGATCAAAACCATGGACATCACCATCTATTTCGAGAATCAACTTTTTTTCAGCACAATAAAAATCAACGATATAATTGTCGATACTGGTTTGTCTTTGGGACTTGTATTTTCCGAGGTGTCGAGATCGAAGTTTCCCCCATAGTGTTCTTTCCGCCACTGTCATTCGTCTTCTAAGTGACTTATCGACCATTTCAGTCAAACGAGAATCTCAGTCACCTACGCTTTTGGGACGTTACCAATGAATTCGCTACTACAAACTTCAGATGAATCCGGCAAGTCCTTTGCCGCGATAGACCGCCAGGTGATCCTGCATTTGCACGAGAGGGACGCCGCGTTCCCAGAGCTTCGTGTATACGTATTCCGTGATTTCGGATTGTTGATCGCGAGAGTAAACATGCACGTACGGATGCAAGAGGATCATCCAGACAACGCTCATGAAACGCTCGAAGTCGTCAACGTGAAATTCAACGCGGCTCGTTCTGGTCAGCACCTGCGAACCGGCAAAGGCTGGATCGCGGCGAAGTTCACGCGCAAATCCTTTGAGGTCCTGATCGTTTTTGGCGCCAAAGAATTGCCCGGCGAAATGATTGTATAACCATGTGGTGCTTGTCCGATCATTGCTATGATTGGCCATCAGCACCGCGTGAATAGCAGCTGAAGGACCGGGACCATCTGGCTTAGCCAGTAGGAGATTGTGCATGTTTCTGAAAAGTGCGGGCCAAATCTGCTTCGGACTGTAGTAAAGCGAGTGATGCAACGTGATGAGC includes:
- a CDS encoding amino acid permease; the encoded protein is MPLQTTQHEEDVKQLHRLGYAQELARRMSGFSNFAISFSIICILAGGITAFAAGFCATGGASIGIGWPIGSLFALVVALAMGQIASAYPTAGGLYHWGSILGGRAWGWATAWFNLLGLIFVVASVDVGVYLLFRDLLLNGVFGVDPTKFTVTLNFAEFPFDVTQFVFVVIILSTQGLLNHYGIRATTMLTDFSGYLIFAISILLSISLLVYSPVHLDFTRLFTFTNFTGDSGGGVWPNQTSNMLIAFLLGLLLVCYTITGFDASAHTSEETQRAAVNVPRGMWTAVFWSAVFGYLMVCAFVLAMPDVNEGAKTGYGVFAYLMGASRMPDGLRSLLYIGIVLANYLCALAGLTSCSRMMYAFARDGGLPMSGSLSHVNPQHRTPTTAIWISVALILLSCLYAPAFIVLATGCAIFLYISYVMPIAAGFLAEGKSWREKGPFNLGRFSKPIALLAIIGGLILAWVGFQPPNQKVLYLTIGLILFLVVLWFTLEWKRFEGPPTGAKIEARQTQIAAIEADLVVRATRPQS
- a CDS encoding aminotransferase class I/II-fold pyridoxal phosphate-dependent enzyme, which gives rise to MQYRRMPIEIESPEEMGYENLDCNLTESSVSDARLDEIDLDFRDLVLCYGSHTGKPQLRELLASESGKLKPDDFLITAGAATALFIVSTSLLKSGDRLLVSKPNYATNIETPRAIGASIDFLELKFEDGFRVDHDLIASRITPQTKLISLTFPHNPTGSTISKNELEEIIEVVESRNVFLLFDETYRKMAFREVLPPAAELSPKVISVSSLSKTYGLPGIRMGWIASRDSQLMELFLAAKEQIMICNSVVDEEIAFRFLQQEKDSLAAIHENIRSHFSIVKRWMNSEQNLEWVEPSGGVVCFPRIKAEQNVDVERFYKILNEKYHTFVGPGHWFEMERRYMRIGYGWPPINELLKGLKNISSALRESFDRS
- a CDS encoding protein kinase, which codes for MGRVYKAHDPALNRAVALKFLHRNDPLLRDRLILEARAQAKIDHEHICRVYEVGEIEGKLYIAMQFLSGKTLSEVGSQLTLEQKVKVMQVTAEAIHAAHRVGLIHRDLKPANILIQKNEDGTWFPYVTDFGLAREVEAPGLTVSGMVIGSPFYMPPEQARGEIHGLDFRSDVYSLGVTLYELLSGQLPLKGETTLDLLLKVIEEDPKPLRSIKPNIPADLETIVMKCLQKEPERRYESAKSLADDLRRFVEGEPVQATPVSIQYRLWKKARKHKFSALLLLLLLFSTLAFAVWGLRTKWYAQKQVYWMNQFSQEVQYLDSSMKYAYTSPLHNITNERARIHERLKAMEKRIEDEGKAAAGPGHYALGRGYMALEEYDKAKEHLELAWHRYNFQTPDVAYALGLSLVELHRKGVSDAERISEKKEREGRKQELYQLYRLPALNFIAKGKGAQAEAVEYIEALVAFMDKEYLRAVEKAQECVKKVPWFYPADKLRGDAYSYLAEQKNEAGKTHETLRYYNLAEVAYQEAIRKAPSFNPAYEELADNAYYIMEIKMYQTSEPFQSNFERGLKAADSAITINPGSQNAYRYKSVVCWRWGEHLLHHDQDPRPFLRTAMESAQVAIRLSTTDYGPYEEMGVANDLYGRYELSHGMDPRQSFRGAIAAFKKAVEFNPNSLFANNSLGNAYLFLGIYENSRGSNSRYTLEKALASYQNAHKTGRHLYGVYCNQGLAYLALAEQEFNCGRNPGEFLLMAVENARQCIKISSGFAYCYRIIGNAFVSQGEYELLHGLSPEVSIQSGRSALQQAIKIKKDFNQTWLYLGKMEVLEGRWKIKKGKSPLENFKNGKKAFQEAIRISPDYADAYVAFSELRRFEADWYLSQKQPVTKTLREGLGMAEKALKIHPSLAPAKISQAYLYLLQSRITGDRTFVQQADLSLQEAFEINPLLRIQHKDLQEKINGSRAGDSPTSYD
- a CDS encoding mechanosensitive ion channel, with the translated sequence MRDLENFLIGLKEILDFPLITLGKTPMTAWSILLFFVLLGLLFYVTARLKTWIVERLLAKSRLDIGLRHTFAAMARYVLIAIGFMVILQTAGIDLSALAIVIGSLSIGIGLGLQNITNNFVSGLILLFERPIKVGDRIEIGQLQGEVTRIAARATTIITNDNIAVIVPNSELTSSAVINWSYPSPRVRLNFPIGVAYGSDPETVKSLLLEIAENHPGVLKDAKPDVLLTEFADSSLNFMLRVWTTSYVDRPGVLEASSILRSRNYFARTESIFPSPNAMCSSVVDLCK
- a CDS encoding class I SAM-dependent methyltransferase, with protein sequence MNEIIEMGLRAAQEQIHDQDKIWSRYSNDKVDIAGGLARVIRTLSKSLPLRKALTALSIGSSNEPQFRILESAFRGGLYLLDIEEAALDIVAERIQRQNTKHVKTIQGNYRDLLLDEINVRHFRKQELDGHRMTLITLHHSLYYSPKQIWPALFRNMHNLLLAKPDGPGPSAAIHAVLMANHSNDRTSTTWLYNHFAGQFFGAKNDQDLKGFARELRRDPAFAGSQVLTRTSRVEFHVDDFERFMSVVWMILLHPYVHVYSRDQQSEITEYVYTKLWERGVPLVQMQDHLAVYRGKGLAGFI